In Ananas comosus cultivar F153 linkage group 7, ASM154086v1, whole genome shotgun sequence, the sequence gctggaggcatagttaattcggattcgacaaaaattcggtgcggatataattcggataaaattcgtcttttaatttttaaattcgttgaaaaatgcTGCTAAAAAACGGATCgacaattattcggatacgtgatttatacggatattatacgttcaccaattaaaaattcgggataaaaaattcggctatataataaatatataataattaatatactatatatattattattataaattttatatatagattaaatatatttaaaattataataaacatatattaataatggcctcgtggaccgcgcacacCCGTTGGCCTCTCATCCGGTCTACGAGGCCAaattggcctcgtggaccgcgcacacCCGTAGCTCCCCTCCGCGCGCGACACCGCACCCCCTTGCTCCCGGCACGCGGACGGCCTCGGgcggaaggagaagaaaagagagaaagagaaggggttTAGGAAGAAGGTGGTGAGTgtgaggtctctctctctctatactatttgtctctctctagtttctctctctagaaagaagaaGCAGATgatgaaggagaagagagagagagagagaagctggGCTTGCTTAGGAAGAAGGTGGTGAGTgtgaggtctctctctctctatactatttgtctctctctagtttctctctctagaaagaagaaGCAGATgatgaaggagaagagagagagagagagaagctggGCTTGCTTAGGAAGAAGGTGGTGAGTGTGAggtctccctctccctctctctctctctatagaaaGAAAAGcagatgatgaagaagaagatgatgattgaCCTCGAGCAAGACGGGATTATTGCTGCgaccctcttgctcccggcaccggtggcggaggaggaggacgacgggAGCGATGAATTTGGCCAAGTTGGGAGAGCAAGAGAGGATAACTTAAGGGAATAGTTtaataaggtaggggcaaaataggtattttaattaggttttaactctggtatacatttaacccatgtttaacccgagttagtTTAACAGGgaataactgcgggggtattttggaataacagtggaatatatgaggggtattttagaaagaaaaaaaaagtagaggtaaatcggatattttcaaacgtatgagcctatgagggtatataggcaattatcccttttaaaaaaaagagcacTAAGAGTGGTGCATGgaacacaattttattttattttattttatttttctgatgTTGTATTTAGATTTTTCATAATATACATAACGCTACTTTATAgggtcttttttttatatatttctgaagttataacttttttcaatattaaaattttaaaaatatatatcttaattgaCCGAAAAACCTATCTATTGCGAAATGTGGGCTCTAcactagtataatatatatgagtgtttgatgttatatttgaatttgtattttgaaatctgATCTTAATATGATATGTTTCGAAATatggtaaaaagaaataattgtttgggATTCGGgttttcgggtttgggtttcggatttttggttaggTTCGgttttggatatagattttcaaaatctatcgagttcgggtttgggttgggattttgggtttggttgTTGGGTTTGGTTTTTGAAAACCGGCCCCGAATCCAACCTTTTGACATCCTTATTTGCTTGAGTTCATAACTAATATTGCATCAAGGTGAAGGAGTACTAGTAAATTCATTCAACAGTAAGGCAAACTACTGTTGTGATCATATGCTATTTGGCCAATGAGACATGAGACAAACTCCATGAAGCCATCCCGAGCACGTATAATAGTGTTCTGCTCTTTACATCCTTGATGAGAATGACATTGTTCCTtggagataataataataattaaccaGCTGCTTGATATTTGGTCTACTGGAAGAAACACATCATATCAGTATGTACTTGCATAAAGTTGCTGCTATCACAGTCAATTAATTTTAActtgctttttgtttttctggCATAGATGATGATTTCAGGGAGTTTGTAGACAAAGTTGGAGACGGCTGTCGGATCACAATTGTCTCGGATTCCTGCCACAGTGGTGGTCTTCTTGACAAATCTAAGGAGCAAATCGGTGAGAGCACAAAATGTCATGAGGAAGGAGGTTCTGACTCTGGCAGAAGCTTTGGCTTCAGAGCCTTGTTGAAAGAGACAGTCCATGGTGCATTCGAGTCCCGTGGAATTCACCTCCCTCACGAAGGTCATCATCATATCCGCAGCCACCACCAAGCTGTGGAGGAGGAAGACAATGACGATTCTGCACACTTCTCAGGGCACGTTCACCATATAAAGAACCGCTCTCTTCCACTTTCAACACTGATTGAGATCCTGAAGCAGAAGACCGGAAAGGAAGACATCGACGTGGGGAAGATCAGGCCAACCCTATTTGACATGTTTGGTGAAGATGCCAGCCCGAAGATAAAGAAGTTCATGAAGGTGCTGTTGAACAAGCTTCAGGAGGGGCGCAGTGGTGAGGGTGGAGGCGGTGGCGGACTCATGGGGATGGTGGGGAGCCTTGCACAGGAATTCCTCAAGCATAAGCTGGACGAGAACGATGATGAATACGTCAAGCCCGCTTTAGAGACGAAGGTGAATAGTGTGCAAGAGGTGTATGCTGGCTCCAGCAATAAACGGATGCTTCCGGATAATGGCATTCTTATCAGCGGTTGCCAGACAGACCAGACGTCCGCTGATGCAAATAGCCCTCAGGGGGCGTATGGAGCTCTAAGCAATGCCATTCAGACCATCATTGTTGAGACTGGCAGAGAGATCACTAACAAGGAGCTTGTATTGAAGGCTCGGCAGATGTTGTCTAAGCAAGGATTTATGCAGAAGCCTGGTCTTTACTGCACTGATGAGCATGCTGATGTGCCCTTTATCTGCTGAAGGTAGAGGATTCACATCCCTTTCTAcctttgtttaatttatttttatccttctgTTTTCAGTTTGTTTGGTGTGGAGTGTTTGGagttctttttaatttatcttttttaatctttttttggTTGCTCTCACTGGGTAATGCTCTGTTGACAAATAATTACTTGCAGAGCAGCCTCTGAACTCGGCGTGATCCCTGATGacaatcattattatttttatttatgtattgaGCTTACACTCAACAATCTTTCTAAATGGGTTTATAATGAGTTTAAGCTTGAATGACTTCATAACAAGACAAAGCAAGAATTTCAATTATGTACCGTGCAATATAGGtatttttacttccaaattttCAGAATGTTCATTGAAACATTTTTACTACCCTAAATGCCTCAGTAATTGAGGCATTTAGGGTAGTATTTGACATTCTTTTGAAGTGACTTGTTTACTTACTTTTGAATCCTAACCTCTAGGTTTCCTTCTAAGGTCTACCTCCTTGACTCTGGAATCCCAAATCACACATCATCTGGACGGGTCATTTGAAGCTTCATTCTTGTAGACTCGCTAGTTTTCTGCCTTCATTTCTAAAATATGGAGTTTCTCTTCATCAGGCACCAGTGAAGGACCACCACGCTGCGGCCGGATGATTtcgtagaaataaatatataaataaaataaaaaataacaaaaaaaagccaaggaattatataaaaaaagagtaaCTGAAAAATAAGCAACTATTACtgtaacaaaaatataaaaataatacttcTACAGATTTAGAGACAAATCATAACAGTGTAATATTTtcaactatttatattttcaatatgggataaaaatgtcaaaacatATCATAAGAAAATTTAGGTATAAATCCTAAACCCactcaattttaatttaaatatttaattttaaatattttagaaaaagcaAGTTGCCACGTCCCTGGTTGAAatgattctataattttttttaaatccaatctttcaaaattttattttgattatccaattttttgatatatttgatTTCAATCGGTCgatgatattttgactttaaaaatcTGAGTTCAtcccttttaaatatattagatTTGACTCAGTCGATggtaaaattaacttaaactccttcaatttttcttttattttttaacatacaATCTATATCTAGAtacttaatattataaaattaaaatttatatttaatacaaacaatttaaactatttaaaaattatttatatattttaaattttaataataaaaaataaaaaattagagtagacttaaaaaaaaatcttaaatttttttctcgcAATATGAGAcacgagaaaaaaaatttaaagaaaaatgggttttggcaaaaaaaaaaaaaaaaatcactcttTCCTGGCTgggcctaaaataaaaaaaaaaccagaaaaaaagaaataaagaaaaaaatatatcaccGCCTACGGGCCCGCGTCCTGTGCGGGCCGGCACGGGCCCACCACTAGGCGAGTAGCGCGCCGCGACGGGCTCGTGCCGCGTGACGGGCCGCGCGGCCCCAGCAGCCCAACCCTTTGTCGGTCTGGCAGCCTGGCGTCCTGTCCTCTGCGGCCCTGCGACTTGGGTCGGTTGCGCGGCACGCCCCGGCTCCGCTCGCCTCGCGCCGCTCTCACTCGCCACTCTGCGCTCGCCCGCTCCGCTTGTGCTAACGTACAGAAACCGACTGATTACCATATTATGTACTAGTCTTTAGGCTCCGGTGAGTCGAGATCGTCTATGGGCAATCCACTTGACGAGCGCGGGTGGCGCGGCGGGGCGGCTTCACCTCCGCGATCGACCCTATACTGCTATGCTAAGCTGCCCAACGTGTTGGAAAACTGGCAACGGAAGTGGGCTGAGTGCTGTCGAGCTGGGGTGATATCTCTATATTTTGGGAATTCAATTTGACGCTCattgttattatattttattatttttttaaactttttatgtACTCGTACCTTTGTTTaggcattttttctttttattttatctttctcttGAGGCCCCTGCGTGCCCTCAATCTATGTAGTTAAATTCGTTGTCGTAATGAATGAAGCATGGTAGTATgcctacctttttctcaaaaaaaaatatgggcaatctaaatttaaaatcaaaatttaattttgatttcatagttgaattttaattatcattaagatttaaaattcaaattgataaAATTCAAATGAACATCTTTCAgacttagattttaaatattatattaacttttaaattagcAAACatcaattgtaaaattttagatttcaaatattagatttagattttaaattttaattttttaaattttaaattttaaattcaaattttaaatatgaatgtaaatttaaaaatttagaggggaatttaaatttaaatttaataatgataataattataaaatttagtttttagttattagatacatataaatttttaattttaagtttttaaaatttagtttcaaaatttaatattttaaatattataattataattaaatttaaaaagttaatattaatttcgatttttaaatttatttttagcattaagataaatataaatttttaaatttaagtttaatataaaatttttaaattttaagtcttaaattttgaatttcaaattcatattttaaatattaaatttaaattgaatttaaaaatttcaaatattaaatttaaaatattaaatttcatttatattttaaatttaaattaaattaaaataataaaaattttaaattttaatatttaattttagagtttggatttgaaatttaaaatttttaaacttaaatttcaaaattttacattttaaatttgtaaatttttaatttcaagtgAAATACTTGCTacggacttttttataaaataaccctcTAACATTTTATAATTTGCGGAGTAACCTTGCCTAATTTATATTTGGCAAACTAACCTAACCCTATTTCCGCCATATAGGAGCCACGTgggattttttttgaaaagcggCAAATCGTTCACTGCTGACACCAATTTCTTTTAAAGGTAgcgaatcattcaccgctttctctcATTTATTTTAAAGGCGGTAAATCGTTAACCGttttctcccatttcttttaaaggcggtgaatcgttcgccgcattcattaaaattgtgcgtggattatataggaaatagaaaaagtgaggttgttaagACTATATGTGGatcattagaatttttatttgattgttaggattgtatggatagattattaggattttcagatgtcacgtcccgagacccgcctatttggtcggattcgggcccgcaaacagaccgccgaatggacaaaGTTTCCCCTATACGTcctaggcatcgcaatcaatacaattcgcgagattccaaccaggaacagatttCAAGCAGAGATTGCATAAAGAAGtattaaaaacataaaacaactaaattattacaagcattcacatcacatgcttttacatattacattttcatttttttttcttccaaatacaatcaagattattacaatattgtttttcttcttttctacacCCCTAGCTAGGCTGACttggggtaccgctatctctggtcttagtggtagggtgctatctacggagctacgccctttccttgcgccgccgcgtcgctcgcgtgtgaacctgtaatccccaaaacaacgtggggtaagaactattgtccatagtttccagtgtaTACGGCCATCCAAGGGAAGAACTCGACCCACCATGTCCGaaagaggcactgcaaacatgttagtccaacagatatccatacatatatcatcatatatttTGTGCAGCTAACagttatcatgttcatgccttacaacatgcaacaatgcaaatcatgcaactcaacaTGCATCAATGTAAGTAGATCTACTGATTCTACTTCTATCTCGCTATCCACAGCTCGTCCAATTGACATCTAAGGTTTCCTCCATCTTAGATTCATGTCATTAGAGTGTCttgaacggtgccatcttgatgcttgcttgataactgttgttataagcaaactctgtcatcggtagatgctgcgaccatcctccttggaagtcaatcacgcaagCTCGAAGCATATTCTCGAGAGTCTgaatagtacgctccgactgcccgtcactctgggggtggaaagcagtgctgaaatccaagcgcgtacccaaagcatcctgtaaactcctccaaaagtgggatacaaaacgggggtctcgatccgatactatagaagttggtaccccgtgcaatcgcacaatctcatccaaatatacctgtgcgagcctctcaccagtccaagtagtgtggataggtatgaaatgtgccgatttcgtcaatctattcacaatcacccaaatagcgtcatgggcctgtgagcgaggcaatcccatcacgaaatccatggtgatctttttccatttccacactggaatcggtagacTCTGCAACTTCTctgcaggaactcggtgctcagccttcacctgttggcaagttaaacatctagcaacaaactcaccaacatcatttttcatcccaggccaccaataaagtaattttagatccttgtacatcttggtgccttccggatgtatagcatacggtgctcggtgcgCCTCTTGAAAAATATCCTCTTTAacgcccaagtccgccggtataCAAAGTCATCCGCGGAAAcacatcaatccatcaccgtttaaagtgaagtcaccggtgcaaccatcaaccatcttagctcgaatcttttgcaactccacatcggaagcttacTTTTCTTTAAGCCTTTCcataagtgtaggttgcaccaccaaagtcatcagtctcaaaggtgtatcaggagccactatgtagcacactggacctttgcaaattgcgaggttcgagtgtttgatgtgtactccgaacttttccacacttggtggaaggccgtagatggtatttcgacctaaaagttcgatctctagagttttgactTAGTCCtaagagttttcactctcggggatcggtccctgatgggagagaccggtcccctcagcacaGTGCTGCGACAGGGCttaaggcaaccggtccctggctgtgagagaccggttcccgaacgctggttttgcgggacgagccgagagaccggtccctggcagggagagaccggtccctcagcgcgtgagcggcccagaccgggcagtgcacagagtggttttttgaggggcctaagtggtTACCTTAGAGGCTTTAGGCAGCCTCTCTaccccctctcactctcattttctctcccccacactctccctacacttctagagagagaaagggaaggagaagaaggagaaggagaggagaggagcttccttggaggccttggagcaccatcttcttcctcatttctcacctttggaggcttggagcttgcttttggagctttgtggtggatcaatcttcaaccctagaagattttgagNNNNNNNNNNNNNNNNNNNNNNNNNNNNNNNNNNNNNNNNNNNNNNNNNNNNNNNNNNNNNNNNNNNNNNNNNNNNNNNNNNNNNNNNNNNNNNNNNNNNNNNNNNNNNNNNNNNNNNNNNNNNNNNNNNNNNNNNNNNNNNNNNNNNNNNNNNNNNNNNNNNNNNNNNNNNNNNNNNNNNNNNNNNNNNNNNNNNNNNNNNNNNNNNNNNNNNNNNNNNNNNNNNNNNNNNNNNNNNNNNNNNNNNNNNNNNNNNNNNNNNNNNNNNNNNNNNNNNNNNNNNNNNNNNNNNNNNNNNNNNNNNNNNNNNNNNNNNNNNNNNNNNNNNNNNNNNNNNNNNNNNNNNNNNNNNNNNNNNNNNNNNNNNNNNNNNNNNNNNNNNNNNNNNNNNNNNNNNNNNNNNNNNNNNNNNNNNNNNNNNNNNNNNNNNNNNNNNNNNNNNNNNNNNNNNNNNNNNNNNNNNNNNNNNNNNNNNNNNNNNNNNNNNNNNNNNNNNNNNNNNNNNNNNNNNNNNNNNNNNNNNNNNNNNNNNNNNNNNNNNNNNNNNNNNNNNNNNNNNNNNNNNNNNNNNNNNNNNNNNNNNNNNNNNNNNNNNNNNNNNNNNNNNNNNNNNNNNNNNNNNNNNNNNNNNNNNNNNNNNNNNNNNNNNNNNNNNNNNNNNNNNNNNNNNNNNNNNNNNNNNNNNNNNNNNNNNNNNNNNNNNNNNNNNNNNNNNNNNNNNNNNNNNNNNNNNNNNNNNNNNNNNNNNNNNNNNNNNNNNNNNNNNNNNNNNNNNNNNNNNNNNNNNNNNNNNNNNNNNNNNNNNNNNNNNNNNNNNNNNNNNNNNNNNNNNNNNNNNNNNNNNNNNNNNNNNNNNNNNNNNNNNNNNNNNNNNNNNNNNNNNNNNNNNNNNNNNNNNNNNNNNNNNNNNNNNNNNNNNNNNNNNNNNNNNNNNNNNNNNNNNNNNNNNNNNNNNNNNNNNNNNNNNNNNNNNNNNNNNNNNNNNNNNNNNNNNNNNNNNNNNNNNNNNNNNNNNNNNNNNNNNNNNNNNNNNNNNNNNNNNNNNNNNNNNNNNNNNNNNNNNNNNNNNNNNNNNNNNNNNNNNNNNNNNNNNNNNNNNNNNNNNNNNNNNNNNNNNNNNNNNNNNNNNNNNNNNNNNNNNNNNNNNNNNNNNNNNNNNNNNNNNNNNNNNNNNNNNNNNNNNNNNNNNNNNNNNNNNNNNNNNNNNNNNNNNNNNNNNNNNNNNNNNNNNNNNNNNNNNNNNNNNNNNNNNNNNNNNNNNNNNNNNNNNNNNNNNNNNNNNNNNNNNNNNNNNNNNNNNNNNNNNNNNNNNNNNNNNNNNNNNNNNNNNNNNNNNNNNNNNNNNNNNNNNNNNNNNNNNNNNNNNNNNNNNNNNNNNNNNNNNNNNNNNNNNNNNNNNNNNNNNNNNNNNNNNNNNNNNNNNNNNNNNNNNNNNNNNNNNNNNNNNNNNNNNNNNNNNNNNNNNNNNNNNNNNNNNNNNNNNNNNNNNNNNNNNNNNNNNNNNNNNNNNNNNNNNNNNNNNNNNNNNNNNNNNNNNNNNNNNNNNNNNNNNNNNNNNNNNNNNNNNNNNNNNNNNNNNNNNNNNNNNNNNNNNNNNNNNNNNNNNNNNNNNNNNNNNNNNNNNNNNNNNNNNNNNNNNNNNNNNNNNNNNNNNNNNNNNNNNNNNNNNNNNNNNNNNNNNNNNNNNNNNNNNNNNNNNNNNNNNNNNNNNNNNNNNNNNNNNNNNNNNNNNNNNNNNNNNNNNNNNNNNNNNNNNNNNNNNNNNNNNNNNNNNNNNNNNNNNNNNNNNNNNNNNNNNNNNNNNNNNNNNNNNNNNNNNNNNNNNNNNNNNNNNNNNNNNNNNNNNNNNNNNNNNNNNNNNNNNNNNNNNNNNNgagggttacgttggcggccgacaacgtaacatcgggagttagtagtgaagcacacttccttactttcgcctgatttgggtattatctttgagcggggatgcgatagcgtgggtttttgctaacttacgcttttatgatgttgtagtacGATGCCGAtcacacgctcccaatctgccagggcggacaatgcggcaaactttgaggaggttgagacctccgctacctccggatccagcgaggtccgtgagttgaggggctagcttgcggccctcactgatttagtCACTCAGCAGACGGAGGTagcccgacagcagactgaaGCGGTACGCcaacaggaggcgcggatgaagcgtctggaggacctactattgcagcaggcggcagcttctagggagacgtagggccctacaccgccagcacccgttgtggatgttgcaccgagagcgccgtcccccgtgcccagttcttcgcgtgcggcgcctgtggccgcaccccaggaggaggtNNNNNNNNNNNNNNNNNNNNNNNNNNNNNNNNNNNNNNNNNNNNNNNNNNNNNNNNNNNNNNNNNNNNNNNNNNNNNNNNNNNNNNNNNNNNNNNNNNNNAGTGAACTAGTGGGCAGATTGGTTATATTGAAATTAGGGCCGATCAAAATCAGAGCG encodes:
- the LOC109712926 gene encoding metacaspase-5-like — translated: MRGKKRAVLVGCNYPGTKAELKGCINDVKRMQRCLIERYGFAEEDIVVLIDTDPSYPQPSGANIRKAISDLVASARPGDYLFIHYSGHGTRLPAETGDNDDTGYDECIVPSDMNLITDDDFREFVDKVGDGCRITIVSDSCHSGGLLDKSKEQIGESTKCHEEGGSDSGRSFGFRALLKETVHGAFESRGIHLPHEGHHHIRSHHQAVEEEDNDDSAHFSGHVHHIKNRSLPLSTLIEILKQKTGKEDIDVGKIRPTLFDMFGEDASPKIKKFMKVLLNKLQEGRSGEGGGGGGLMGMVGSLAQEFLKHKLDENDDEYVKPALETKVNSVQEVYAGSSNKRMLPDNGILISGCQTDQTSADANSPQGAYGALSNAIQTIIVETGREITNKELVLKARQMLSKQGFMQKPGLYCTDEHADVPFIC